GGTTTTCCTGCGTACGCTGAAGCTCGGCGCGCTCGTCACTGTCGTTTCGGCGGTGGTGGGCTATGCGGCGGCTTTCGCCATCGTTAACCTGTCGCCGGGCACGAAGGGCCATGTCGTCAATCTCGTCGTGCTGCCGCTGATGATCTCGCCGGTTGCCCGCACCTATGCCTGGATCGTCATTCTTGGAAGGACCGGCATCGTTAACCAGGCGCTGCAGGCGGTGGGCCTGAGTGACGGGCCGATCCGCATCCTGTTTTCCGAAACGGCCGTCTTCATCGGCCTTCTGCAACTCTTCCTGCCATTGATGATCATCTCGCTCATCAGCGCCTTGGAAAACATGCCGAAGGATACGATCGCGGCCGCCCGCGTGCTCGGCGCAAACTGGTTTCAGGTGTTCTGGAAGGTCATTTTGCCGCTCACCAAGGAAGGATTGGTTGTTGGCGGTACGCTGGTCTTTACCGGTTCGCTGACTGCCTATATCACGCCTGCCATTCTCGGTGGTTCGAAGGTGTTGATGCTGGAAACCCTGCTTTACCAGCAGGTCACGGTTTCCAACAATTTCGTCGCCGCCAGCGTCATCGCCTTCATCCTGATCGTCATGAGCTTTGCCGCCAATATCCTCTTGAAGCGCATCGCCACCGCGAGGAACAAGAAATGACCCGGCAGCTCTTCATTCCGCTCACGCTTCTTCTTGTCGTCGGCTTCCTGATCGGGCCGTTCCTCATCATCGTCGCGGCCTCTTTTTCGGCCGGCGATACGCTCGCCTTTCCGCCGCAGGGCTTTTCGCTGAAATGGATCGCAAAGGTCTTCACGGTGGAAAGTTTTCGCGAGAGCTTCGCAATGTCGATGTTCCTTGCCATCGGCGGCACGTTTACGGCGCTCATCCTCGGCATTCCGGCTTCCTACGCCATGTCGCGCTACAAGCTCCCCTTCGCAGAAACCGTGCGCACCATCGTTTCCGCGCCGATCATCGTGCCCGGCATCATCGTGGGTCTCGCGCTGCTACGCTATTTCGTCGTGCCCTTCGGCATCGGCATCACGCTTGCTTTGTTTCTCGCCCACACCGCGCTCATCCTGCCCTATGCGGTGCGCGTGGTGTCAGCCAGCCTCAACAATCTGCGCTCCGATATCGAGGAGGCGGCGGTGCTGCTCGGCTCGTCGCGGCTTGGCGCATTTTTCCGCGTGGTGCTGCCGAATATCCGCGGTGGTATCCTTTCGGCGTTCATTCTCGGTTTCGTGACGAGTTTCAATCAGGTGCCGGTGTCGCTGTTCCTGTCCGGTCCCGGTGTGCGCACGCTGCCCATCGATATGCTGGGCTACATGGAAATCGTCTTCGATCCTTCCGTGGCTGCCCTTTCATCGCTGCTCGCCTTCCTTTCCATCGGCATCGTCTTCATGGCCGAACGTTTCCTGGGGTTCTCCCGTTATGTCTGACGCAAACTATCTTTCGCTCCAAAAAATCTCGCTCGCCTATGGCGGCAATGTCGCCGTCAAGGATCTCAATCTCGATATCCGCAAGGGCGAATTGCTCGCGCTTCTCGGACCTTCAGGCTGCGGCAAGACCACGACGATGCGTGCCATTGCCGGGCTGATGCCTGTGGCGAGTGGGCGCATCGATCTCGATGGCGCGGATATTACCCGCGTCGCGGCCAACAAACGCGCCGTCGGGCTGGTGTTCCAGTCCTACGCGCTCTTCCCGCATCTGACTGTCTATGAAAACGTCGCCTTCGGCCTCAAACTCAAGGGCATGAGCGGCAAGGCGCTGGAGGAAAAGGTCGCCTCTGGCCTGAAATCCGTAGGACTTTCCAATTTCGCCTCCCGCAAGCCGGCGGAACTGTCAGGCGGCCAGCAGCAGCGCGTGGCGCTGGCGCGCTCCATGGTCATGGAGCCGAAAGTGTTGCTTCTCGATGAGCCGCTCTCCAATCTCGATGCCCGCCTGCGCCTTGAAATGCGGACCGAACT
This sequence is a window from Agrobacterium tumefaciens. Protein-coding genes within it:
- a CDS encoding ABC transporter permease — encoded protein: MTRQLFIPLTLLLVVGFLIGPFLIIVAASFSAGDTLAFPPQGFSLKWIAKVFTVESFRESFAMSMFLAIGGTFTALILGIPASYAMSRYKLPFAETVRTIVSAPIIVPGIIVGLALLRYFVVPFGIGITLALFLAHTALILPYAVRVVSASLNNLRSDIEEAAVLLGSSRLGAFFRVVLPNIRGGILSAFILGFVTSFNQVPVSLFLSGPGVRTLPIDMLGYMEIVFDPSVAALSSLLAFLSIGIVFMAERFLGFSRYV
- a CDS encoding ABC transporter ATP-binding protein, coding for MSDANYLSLQKISLAYGGNVAVKDLNLDIRKGELLALLGPSGCGKTTTMRAIAGLMPVASGRIDLDGADITRVAANKRAVGLVFQSYALFPHLTVYENVAFGLKLKGMSGKALEEKVASGLKSVGLSNFASRKPAELSGGQQQRVALARSMVMEPKVLLLDEPLSNLDARLRLEMRTELQRVQKETGVTMIFVTHDQIEALALADRIVVMKGGKIEQIGTPEEIYNAPVSSFVADFVGFENIFALEGGALKTATGTTQLPGPVRSASGLAWRPRMVTLGSGPFQGTVRGTSFAGNSREYLLDTPLGSIKAETDAALGAHAIGDTLAFDLPVEKAAALKVFN
- a CDS encoding ABC transporter permease; its protein translation is MFQNRAEALALALPAAIFAAAVFLVPVFMLLSEGFRTADGWTLSAYAAFFSDPLNQTVFLRTLKLGALVTVVSAVVGYAAAFAIVNLSPGTKGHVVNLVVLPLMISPVARTYAWIVILGRTGIVNQALQAVGLSDGPIRILFSETAVFIGLLQLFLPLMIISLISALENMPKDTIAAARVLGANWFQVFWKVILPLTKEGLVVGGTLVFTGSLTAYITPAILGGSKVLMLETLLYQQVTVSNNFVAASVIAFILIVMSFAANILLKRIATARNKK